ggcatcgggcctgggcagagctgactgtgcatgcccgcgctacaagaaaatggccgctttgactgtaagcgcccattttcttgtagtgcgggcatgcgcagtcggctctgcccaggcccgattcctggcagagtgaatccagagccggaagacgccgcggggacgctgcacggagaagacttctcggagaatccagcccgaccctcactcgtggacttggtaagttcaatttgatcgaatgttgcctacccctgaaacgagcattttccccccatagagtataataggattcgatattcgattcgagtagtcgaatattgaggggctactcgaaacaaatatcgagcatctctagtcactataggacataatactgtgttcaggggccacaatactgtgggcaggggccactgtgggatataatactgaatGGAgtgaccgctatgggacattataatatctGGATGCCAATTTGAGACATTATAGTTTATgttaatggggcataatattgtgtggaggccaggaaaggggacGCTATGCCAAAGGGgaagcccaagtcaaaagtttgctggggccCCAGTCTTTGCTAAAATGTTGATCTGGGTTGATTTGAACAATTTACCAAATGACATATGTCATTTTAagaaattaaaatattttttgattGTGTTATAAGTTTGTAGGGGGGCACGAATCCTGGTTATCAATTGCTGAATTTTGGGCGTTTTGGTCCGGGATTTAAGAGTTACTGAAGTTCTTGTGTGCAAAGTTCACTCCCATACTCCAGTCCTGGTGTGACCTCAACTTGGTGCCCAGGTGTACGGAGCCATCCATGGAAGTAAAGCTGTCACAGAGTTATACCTTTCATCTTGTTTGTTTCCCTTCTATAGACCAGTTTGCTTTATGACATGTTGTAAATACGGTTGAGAGGAGGCTTCGCGATTGGTCTCATTATCATTTCAGCAATAAaaatttttgtgcaaagtgcggccTGTATACTGAGGAAGGAGCAGAGTCCATGGGAGGAATCTACACCTTGGCCATACATAGATATGACAGATGTAGCCTGTCCATTATACACTTCGCCACCAAACTCTACATGTTACACGCATGTACACAGGAGCAAAGGCAACTCTAAAAATAATTTATTggctgtagtgatgtcattggGGGGGGAGATTGCCTCTGCGCTTCCCCACCCCACGTTCTGTATGAGGTAGAGGTCGGGAAGACTCTGATATAAGTTCATGAATATATTAAGCCTCTTGACAGAGCCCTGAACGCGCCATATTggaagattcatgtcccttcagcTGGAGGTCACATAATACACTGTTACCACACGTGGCACCAGTCATGAAACTGTGGCCCCTGAGCGCTCACACCTTCTTCTTATGGGGCCGGCGGAGGTAGGTCTGGAAGTAGAAGTTGAGGAAGAGGATGATGAGGGTGATGATGTAGATGAAGACGGCTAAATTGAAGCCATCCGGGAACGGACAGTCTGTGAAGAGGTTGTATCCGGAGTGAAGGGCGATCGCTGCAAACTGTGTCTACAGGAAAGAGAGAAAGAGGTCCTAATAATGCTGTAATGGAATTTAGTTAACACCCTGGGCTCCCGCATTGGGAGCCAGAATCTGACCAAGGTACCATCTGCAATGAGTGTGTATCTTCTCCCTGGTCCCACACCCTGTATGCCCCATTCTATTTGATGGGGGAATAACATTATGAGCTCCCCTAGAAGAACATACCCCCTAAAAGACAACTCCCCCATAAAAACATACCACTAAAAGACCACCAACCCAGAACAACATATCATTAGAAGACCACTACCCCACAATGGAAGAAAACTCCTCCAGGAAGACCATTATCCTATAATGTGCCACCAACCCCTCTGAAGATCACTCTCCAGGAGGACGACTTTTTATAGCAACTTGGGTGGCCATCCACATATGTGATGTAATATATAACTATATGATGTAATATATAACATAAGTTACCAGCTGCAGGATGGTCAGGTATCGCTTCCACCACAGATATTTCTGCACCGATGGTCCCAGCACAGCGAGAGCATAATACAGGTACATGAAGATGTGGACAAAGGAATTCAACATCCCAATAAAGAACGCTGAAGAGACAAGAGGGAGTCGACGGAAGAGATAGTGGTGCCTTTCATCACTGAGAACCCCAATACCCGAGCATCTTATATCTAGTGTAGACCCATGTGTGAACCTGCCTAGTGCAACGTGAAGGAGGAGTCACTTATAGCCAGACAGATCTGACATTCAGAGGAGTAGGAACGCTGGataaccagccatttgggggtggCTATGATGGAGAGTAGCTGGATGTCTCATGGACGTCagatttattctttattttatagGGCTGGTTCTTTAAGAAACAAGATAGAGATGTGGCTGTGACTGGTGGATCAGTGAAAGAGTTAAAACTGGGATGAGGGGTCAGGGCAGAGGGAGGCTGGGGACACAATTCACATTCATACTTACCCTGACCCCCTGCAACATATTTGACCCCCGCCCACCAGTTGAAGAGCATGGTGGCGTGGTGATAAACATGAAGAAATGAAATCTGATTGAATTTCTTCCTTAGGATAAAAAAGATCTGCAAATAAGAGAAGATACCATGAGGAATGTGTCTGAGGACTGAGATATACCCCAAAATACTGATACACCCCAAATTGGAGAGATTCATCCAAGATTACTAAATATATCACAGATACCACTTTAATACAGCACACCCCTGTACTtctttattacagcctgtacacccccatatattagCTTATCAGCCATTCCCTGGATATACCACCCAATGAAAGGATCATGGAGGGTGAACAGaccgcagtggcccccatactCACTGTGTCTAGAAGCTCAATCACTTTGGAAAAGAAGAACCACCAGCAGACCCGCGCCATCTACAAGAGACCAATAACATCAGGTCAAGATGGACCTCCCCAACAGCTGGACCCCAAAAAGTAACACCCAATTGTTCAGATTCCATGTCACAATATGGAGACCACTTACTACTATAGTCAGTGCTGGTAATAATAGGGCAGGGCTTGTGACAACATCACTGTTAATATACAGAGCAGCAGCCCCTAACTTGGGGGTTGTGATCTAGACCCGGGACAACTCGTATCCAATCTATGGAAGAACCGATGCTTTCGAGGCAAACAGTGTCTCCTCCAGCACACCTTGATTGaagggtctgttctggggtctaaCTGAGGTtggggtctgttctggggtctgatTGAGGTAGGGGTCTAACTAAGGTtggggtctgttctggggtctgatTGAGGTtggggtctgttctggggtctaaCTAAGGTtggggtctgttctggggtctgatTGAGGTTGGGGACTCTTTTCCCCACTAATAGTTTCTACAAAGCTTATGTCAGGCCGGTGTCCGGACTTTCTCAGCATTGGTGATATCTAGAAGAGTTGTCAGTACTGTAGACTGTGGGCAGAGTTACACTTTAAAGTAACGTCTGCCATTTCATATCCTTCTTCAACTAGATGGCTTTAGATAGTTGATATCAACCATTCAGAGACACCAAGACTTCAGACCAAGAGTTAATATGCTCTCCCGAAATCCTTATCATTATTTTTGGATTCTCTGTTATGTTTGGGGACTCCAGTAACTGGAGTTTGTccctatattataataatatataggaGATGTCACTCACCCGTAAACCCAGAACACTGTTACTGTAGTCCACCGGCTGGCAGAAATAGCTGTACCCCGCCTGTACCGACGTTACCAGGAACTGAAGAAAAAATAACCAGTATCAGACGGGTGTAGCTCAAGTCTATGATGCCATGGAGGTAACTGGTTTATAGAAACTATGGATGGTTAGATGTGGTTATGGCATGGTATGGAGGTAAAGGACCAGTGTAGATGAGGGTGGAGTATATAGAAACTCACATCTGGTGGATGGGATCATAGACAGTATGGTATGGAGATAGAGGGTCTGTGTAGAACAAGTAGGAACTTGTACAGCATGGTATGGATGGTCTGTGTAGAACAAGTAGGAGCCTGTACAGCATGGTATGGATGGTCTGTGTAGAACAAGTAGGAGCGTGTACAGCATGGTATGGATGGTCTGTGTAGAACAAGTAGGAACCTGTACAGCATGGTATGGATGGTCTGTGTAGAACAAGTAGGAACCTGTACAGCATGGTATGGATGGTCTGTATAGAACAAGTAGGAACCTGTACAGCATGGTATGGATGGTCTGTGTAGAACAAGTAGGAACCTGTACAGCATGGTATGGATGGTCTGTGTGGAACAAGAAGGAGCCTGTACTGCATGGTATGGATGATCTGTGTAGATAAGGGAGGAGTATATAGAAGCTCAGGTCTATTAGGTGGGATTATAGACAGCATAGGGGTTTGTCGATCAAGGTAGAGTTAATAGAACTTAAAGATGATAAAGAGAAGACACACCTCATAAAACATATAGACTGACAGCCCCACCAGAGCCAGGTTATAGATCAGGAGGACAGAGCGCAAAGTGAAGGGTTCTCGCCCCTCCATTATTTTAGGGCCAAGGGCCACAATTATGAGGTAGATGCCGAAGATCAGGATGATAGGGACGGGTGAGTAAACAAGGAGCCAGGGGTCCGTGCGGCTGTCTGTTAATAACAGGAAAAGTTGGAGTTATAGGAGCACCAAACAATAATAACTCAAATTACAACTCAAATTCTGTGTAATGTACAATTCCTTCCCTTAAAGGGGCATGGTGGGAGTCTTTGGCCTCGTCGGATTCATTACGGTTTACTTGGATCTGGCGTAGATTTCTATTGAGGTGCGCATGGTCATGAATTAGGCACAATCTCAGGTGTGGCAGGGATTGGGGTAAATCACCAGTCATAAATCAGCCCCGATGGTTTCAGCCATCACAGTATAAGGATCATCTGTCCCTCACCCAAGATCACTGACAACGATGACCACTATGACCCACCGTACCGGCCAGAAAGGGCTACAACATGCTTGTTTTTTTGCTGTTAAACCATCAACCTAGTTCAATACATTTTGTACAGTGCCTCATGATCCATAAATGTTACCCTacagtgggaggagcagggtgtCAGTGTTAGCATGAACCTGTGACACCCTACAGAGGATAGAACCTTTCATTGTCTCACCTCCATTCTCCAAAGCCCAGATGTAGAAATCTTGAATTGCCTCCCACGTGGACCCCATCCTGCAGACCTGTAATATACACAAAGTACGGGGCAGCACAAGACATTATACAAGTCATTCATTGACACAGGAAGTTTCCGACTCCCTCCTAGTTACATAACTGTCATTGCAAAGCAACCTGGAAACTAAGCCCAGGGTAGATGGTCAGGAGACAGATACTGAGGTGTCCTCGGTCTCACCTGTACAGCCCGATCCTGACAGCTCCGTCCCTCCTCGTCTGTGTTTGCCGCTCTTGTGTCCCAGCACTGGTTCACCCTAATCTGTCACAATAACCCTGTGTAATCCCTACTGAATGGAGGATTCATTACACAACAGAAAGGCTGGGAGGGGGATAACTAGTATTCCCCTCCTCCTCATTATGTCACATAGGTTAACCCATTGTCTCCTAGAACTGACTGTACGTCTATACATTCTGCAAGTTATTACATCACTGAGCACTCTAAAAATCACTACaaaaagcagaatagtgagtgcagctctggagtataatgtaggatataactcaggatcagtacaggataagtaatgtaattacacagtgactgcaccagcagaatagtgagtgcagctctggagtataatacaggataagtaatgtaatgtatgtacacagtgactgtatcagcagaatagtgagtgcagctctggagtataatacaggatgtaactcaggatcagtacaggataagtaatgtaatgtatgtacacagtgactgcaccagcagaatagtgagtgcagctctggagtataatacaggatgtaactcaggatcagtacaggataagtaatgtaatgtatgtacacagtgactgcaccagcagaatagtgagcgcagctctggagtataatacaggatgtaactcaggatcagtacaggataagtaatgtagtgtatgtacacagtgactgcaccagcagaatagtgagtgcagctctggagtataatacaggataagtaatgtaatgtatgtacacagtgactgtatcagtagaatagtgagcgcagctctggagtataatacaggatgtaactcaggatcagtacagaataagtaatgtaatgtatgtacacagtgactgtaccagcagaatagtgagtgcagctctggagtataatacaggatgtaactcaggatcagtacaggataagtaatgtaatgtatgtacacagtgactgcaccagcagaatagtgagtgcagctctggagtataatacaggatgtaagtcaggatcagtacaggtttagtaatgtaatgtatgtacacagtgactgcaccagcagaatagtgagcgcagctctggagtataatacaggatgtaactcaggatcagtacaggattagtaatgtaatgtatgtacacagtgactgcaccagcagaatagtgagcgcagctctggagtataatacaggatgtaactcaggatcagtacaggataagtaatgtaatgtatgtacacagtgactgcaccagcagaatagtgagtgcagctctggagtataatacaggatgtaagtcaggatcagtacaggtttagtaatgtaatgtatgtacacagtgactgcaccagcagaatagtgagcgcagctctggagtataatacaggatgtaactcaggatcagtacaggattagtaatgtaatgtatgtacacagtgactgcaccagcagaatagtgagcgcagctctggagtataatacaggatgtaactcaggatcagtacaggataagtaatgtaatgtatgtacacagtgactgcaccagcagaatagtgagtggcagcagcagctccactcTTTTTTTTACAACTGCCACCAATATCAGTCTGGTTATGTGGGTTTGAGTGTCTGGTGATGGTGGGTGACAGCCAATACACAACAAATACAGAGGCAAAACTCTTCTCTAAAGGCCCTGTAGCAATCTGGTTATGCAGGGATCAGTGTCTGGTAAAGCTGGGTACTGCAAACTGCCATGGTGAAGAATGATGTCACAGACAACACAAGATAGACACATGAGCCACCCATACCCCCAGTGAGGACCTGGCCATCCCCTACAGCAGCATACAAGGTCTTTTTTCAATCCTCACTGTCACAAAGCAAGAC
This region of Leptodactylus fuscus isolate aLepFus1 chromosome 8, aLepFus1.hap2, whole genome shotgun sequence genomic DNA includes:
- the LOC142217423 gene encoding very long chain fatty acid elongase 4-like; translation: MGSTWEAIQDFYIWALENGDSRTDPWLLVYSPVPIILIFGIYLIIVALGPKIMEGREPFTLRSVLLIYNLALVGLSVYMFYEFLVTSVQAGYSYFCQPVDYSNSVLGLRMARVCWWFFFSKVIELLDTIFFILRKKFNQISFLHVYHHATMLFNWWAGVKYVAGGQAFFIGMLNSFVHIFMYLYYALAVLGPSVQKYLWWKRYLTILQLTQFAAIALHSGYNLFTDCPFPDGFNLAVFIYIITLIILFLNFYFQTYLRRPHKKKV